A stretch of DNA from Misgurnus anguillicaudatus chromosome 15, ASM2758022v2, whole genome shotgun sequence:
GacgaatgagagagagagagagagagagagagagagagagagagagagagagagagagaaatgctTCTGATAATGTTGTCATTTTCTATTTTATTTCATCAAAACTGCATCTCCTCTATTCTGCTATAAGGAGCACTCGGCATGTactcaaggattttttttaactcctcaaaaagaatggagtaatggtgacagccctaaattcaaCATAgagaccctgctgaaaaaaacagcataccagcatatgttgtgttttggtgctggtttgctagtgaacaccagctaaaccagcatcaaaccagcatcagcaccagaaTTAGCAtgagctaaaccagcatcaaaccagcattagcaccagctaaaccagcaccaaaccagcattagcaccagcatcccatgctggtcataccagtaagaccagcatatgttgtgttttggtgctggtatgctggtgaccaccagctaaaccagcatcaaaccagcatagaccagcacaattcccatgctggtccatgctggtgtgatgctgttttttcagaaGGGCGATAGTCCtcctaacacacatttaaagtgttattaaaaaaatgtaacagtgttttgtttaaaaaaatgtttttagcaggtaggtcttgtcggctttatcattttaaaagtagattttttaaaaaatttgagattttttgccacaaaaaaaaggctggacacccctgatttaatgtttatgcttaaaaaagtgcatatagctgctaattgtatttgttgtttgctgattttcaaaaataaaacttgttaaaatgttttcagtgtgtgtatcggttctttttgaacatttccatctcaatttaagaaaaaccatgataatattgataaccgtgataactttggtcactttaatcatgatatgaaattattttctaaccgtcccatccctagtacagtatgtgaaaaataatgtgtttttaaaccataaacctcgcgaacacattgtattataccaaaaacacaaaataacattgtttttagcaacgaAATAGGTGCGGATCTTCGTTTATTTTATCCAAGTGGTGACCCGCCGGGCTCCGTATGTTAGTTATTTTGTTTTGGGTCATTTTCACTACTTAATCATACTTTTACAGGAAATATCTTGGTTAAATTACTTTTACTGCAATGAGGCAATGGTAAATGTGTGATGGCTAGGATTCACAAAAAATACTATGGTAAAACTATGGTGAATTTTTCCAGGGATTGCTGTTCAAGCAAACTAACTTCAGTGCTACTTCGTGTTGTGATTAAACTCGATTAACGTTACTTACAGTTCAGTCAACTCTGTTGTAACAGCATGCGCGTCGAGTATAAACACATCTCGTCTATTTTAGGAGGTGTCCGTGCACTTATTTGAGAGTGAGACCCGCGCTGTAATCATCTTCGTGATGTTGATCCCGCGCGGCGCAGTTCGGCACATGACATCATGGTAACGTGAGAGTGACTCCAAGAGCGGTAGGCTTTTGAAcagctctcgcggaactttgatgtCATAGCTCGATTGGTCTGCGCAGTGCTGCATGCCGTCGAACACATAGAAAATGTGCCCGCCATGACGTCCGTTCAGGGCGAATAGCTGGGTTGCTCGGCGACGTCATTAACTGGTTGCGcgcagaaaaacagatccaactaaaaccaagttttatttaaatacaaacaataaaaaacgcttcaataattacggcgcattcacacggggcgtaagcattaacgcttaacggaaggcttgtctgaagcgtggccaacagccaatcacagtggccgctacacatgctccgttcttccataaacgtaattggctggctctgtctaggtaatttgcataaggtgatctgattggctgacgcacgcgttgccgcttgaaaagttgagatatGTTCAaattctgccgcgagcaacggcactgacgcggcgctgacggatccacaattcagttcggcaacgcatgacatcacccattaaaagtgaatgggaagcgttactcgtaatatttattatttatttaaaaacgtcatcaagcctggtttatttaagttaacatttgcaaggcttaagcatattacaacaatttacgattaaataagaataatagtcaactttataattgttaatattgatTATGTATGTTTAAAGTTGGCACGAAAAATGCAACTGGCGTTAAAAAAACGTAGGCTACACATTTtatgcataaaaatattttcttaattattatctttaatttatttgatttttctgccaccttgatatatttaatattgactgagtagaTCAGGTCATAACTCAAATCAGAGtgaaattaatgattgaaatgaaactttgaaATCTCATAAATTGAGACTTGAGCCTGTTTCACAGGTAGggtcacatataataaataacaacaacaaaatcgTGTGTTTGGAAGTTTAATAAACAAGTTACTCAAGTTACATTTTGTTGTCAAGTGACAAATGTGGCGGCTGTGTAaatttcacacacacatacaactAGACTGGTACTTTAAGTGTTTATGGTATGCGTActatttcatcattttctttttgtcatttttttcagGTTGCAGTAATACAATATAACATTTAGGTGCAAATATACACAACAGAAGAGCAAAGGCAGAAGCTAGAATAGCAAATACATGAACAGCAACCATATACTTTCCACGTGTGCTCACATAAACTGGAATGAAGGTGatccacactgcaaaaaatataaacatgctGAATGTGATAAATTTAGCCTCGTTGAAGTTATCAGGTAGTTTTCTGGCTAAAAATGCCATTAAGAAACACAGGCAGGCAAGGACGCCAATATATCCTAGCACACACCAAAATCCAAATTCGGATCCTACAGCACATTCGACAATTAAAGTTGCACTCATAAACTTGGTGTTAAGTGAAGCAAAAGGGGGCTTTGTTGTTAACCATATGATGCAAATAAGTGCTTGCACAAAAGTGCACAGGATTACACTTGATCTTTGTTTAGCAGGACCAAACCACTTCATGACATTACTGCCAGGGAGGGTGGCCCTAAAAGCCATTAAAACAACCACGGTTTTTGCAAGGATACATGAGATACAAAGAGCAAAACTGATTCCGAAGGCTGGATACCGAATCCGGCATAACCAATCAGTGGGCTTCCCTATAAATGTGAGACTAATCAGAAAGCATGCACAGAGGAACAACAAGAGAAGGAAACTTAGCTCCATATTATTTCCTCGAATGACCGGAGTCTTCCTGTACATTATAAACACACCAAGCACTGCTAATGTTGCACAGGCCCCGAAAACTGACACTACCCATAAAACCATTCCCAATGGCTCCAGAAAGGACAAAAACTCTAAAGTTTTGGGAATGCAATGGTCTTGAGCTTGATTTGGCCATGTCTCCTTTGAACATATCAGGCACTTAATTGAGTCTGTGAAAACATTAAGGTAAAAGGAAACGTATAATACAAATTTACTCAGAAATAAATTGTAAATTGTAGGGCTGTAATGACATCTACACCTGTTTGATTACTGATTTCTCCTTCAGCACATGGTATACAGTCAAAGCAGCAGAGTGGTTTTCCTTTCTGCCGAGCCTTCCTGAAgcctggcaggcaacttttacTGCACAGTGATTCTGGGGCCTGATAACCACAGCAGACGTAGCAGTGTACTACAGTACATAATCTAAACTCTAATTAATCAAACATATATTACAGTGCTAAAAACATTATATGTAAAATTGTCAGAATTATTCATTATGTTGTATTAGCTACTTTTTATGtctaatgcaaaatgtaataagcATAACTGacatcacatttacatttaaacttACAGAATTGGATATTGCTTAGTTTACACATAAACATTAGATAAAGTTGTATGAAAAGCAAAAAAAGCAAGCAGTATCTGGTGATGAGTGGGATGGCACACACCTTCTCTCCTCTGTGCCACATAATTATTGGCTCATCTATTACCAGATCTTTGTCCTCATCGAGGGAAGCATCATAGAAGCCCACCCTCACCAGCTGAAGGGAACCATCAGGGGCTCTTTGCCAGTTTATCAGATCATAGGATGCAATAGGGTCACCATTGTCATCAAATCGAACCTCTTCTCCTAATATTGTGAAATTTGTTTGTTTCATGTAGTGCAAGAGCTTGGATGAAAGTTAAGTGACAGGATGATTTAAAGTAAAGAAgtaattcaaataaataaatcttaatatTTATAGATCTGATTCATATAATgctaaatataaacattataaagtTCACACACCTGCCATGACAGAATGGGATACAGACTCCCGCATGTCCCATTCTGAAAAGGGCCTTTTCCTGGGAGACATGTGTTCATATCATGTAGTGCATGTGCTATTAGATACACAGCTTTGTAAACATTGTAAGAGACTCTGAGTTGTGAAACATCTAAATAAAGGGTGTACACATCATCCAGGCTCTCACTGCCATTGCAGGGTGGCCAGTTCTGTGCCCCTTCTCCATGTACATGAGTATTTAAAGATCCATTCAGGTGACAGTGGAAAGTCTCTTCCCATAACTCAGAAAGAAAATGGGATGTTTGTGCAACTGAAACACTTACTGTCCTCAGATAACTACCAAGATGTGGAATTTCAGCCCTTCGTATGGCAAACCCCAAAGTTCCTTTTAACAAATCACCAAAACTGTCCCATAGTGCTTGTGATGTGGCCCAGGCTTCACTAGCAATCCACTGAAGATGTGTAACATTTTGTCGTCTGCATTCTGTTAGGATACTATGCAGATCTGATTCCACAGAGAAATTCAGTATGACTGTGGCagaagaggcttttaaaatgttcACAAGCTCCTCAACGGCATCTTTAATGGGAGCAACAGGATAAAAGTGGACATAAGCAGGACAAATATTAAATCTTTCTGACTCTTTCAGGAAGAGCTGGACGGCAAAGCGAGCATAGTCATTATTCACACCGATCACCCCGACCCATGTCCACTGAAAATAATGGAAAAGTTTTACTAAAGCTTTTATCTGAAAAACATCACTTGGCATTGTGCGCATGAATGTTGGAAACTCTCTCTTGTTACTGAGACAGGAACAGGATGCAAAGTAGCTCACCTGAAATCaattaaaaaacacatcatTTTAGTAAGGTTAAAACTGCACCTAATAAACTTCAAAGTAACTCTCAATCTGTTATCTATGATGGTTacaattatcaaaataatatatattatataaaaatatgctaaattgcagagttgcacaatgtttattttatgcataaGTCTACATAATAATGTGACCATATTAATGCATCACAGCCACtataacacaaacaaataattttaatttaccAAAGGTATCTTAAAAGATCCTAGAGTTCTTAAAACAGCCATGGATATTCCTGATGCAGCGTCTCCCACTATTACAGGACTGGGTTGTTTTTCTGTGTCTTCACAGCTTTGTCTACTGCCTTTCTCTGGCTGTCCATTGACCAGTAGAAGAGATCTCTTTACAGATACGGGTATGTCATCACAGCTGTCTCTGATGTGGTAGCCCAGAGACACATTTGGCAAGAGGTCCTGCCGCTGGTTTATTTCTTTTACTGCAAAGATCATCGTCTGCATCCACCTTAGTGCTCTAGGGGTAAAGCTGCAAAAGATTTTACAAACACTTGTATTGAAAATATCGCATAActacaacacaaaaaaaaaaacatgcaacgAGATAAAATTACAATTTGCAAACTACTTTTAAAAGATGAAATTATAACACACAATTTATACTCTGTTGGCATGGGTTTGGTCCTGAATAATAAATCAGATGATGATACAGGGCTGAAATGCAAAGGAAAAAGCCCCCCTAAAACAACATCTCCCTTTTGGTAAAAACTGAGAGTATCCTCATCTCCCTGATACATGCACTTGTCTTTGCTTTTAGATTGACTCTGCACACCAGTAGACAGCAGAAGGCAAAATGTGAGCAGAGTTGCATAGAGCTGTGCCATAACTGACACAGACAAATGTAGCTGGTGCATGGGGACAGAATATATAGGAAATCTGTTATTGAGGCATGACGTTAACTTTCATGGGGAATCTCACAAACCAATAACGTAGCAATTGTATTTGTTATGTCAGTTCATGAAAACTACAGTCATGGTTTCAGATTTTTTCCTGATAAAGTTGGTAAGGTAATGTTGTTATGATATTTAAACCGCTACCATAACATCAAGTTTCTCATCACAGCATTTTGTTTTGAAGTTGcatgtatgttaacattaatttaaTATTGCTTATTTCCCCGGAACCCTTGTTaagaaaatgtatacatttaataaattgtaagtcactttgaattaAAGTGTTAGGGATTAATGGTTTATAGGttaatttagattttaaaaatgtagaaCTGAAAAGCACTTTTTGACTGGTCAGTTTTTTTGGAAGTCACAACCAACAGATCATCACGCTTTGAAGTATTCAGGGTGGCGCAATGCAGCAGAACAGAACCGAGTGATCTGTTATATACAGTGGAATTGACCGACAAGGCCTTTTGTTAAAGCACTATAAATGCTCATGCTACCATGAATTTTATTCGCTATATTCATCTGAATGTTAAAGATATCATGTATTTATGTGTTATATTCTGTTATCACAAaattccgtgggatagtcacagaattttttgctcatttttccgtggcattctcattgatctccgcatttttccgtggccctgccacgtggccctgccacggattgtcttttccgtggcattctcacggattggttactctattttcttaccattgtcgcttcggtttagggttagatttacattaaattacatccttacccaaacccaactctaaccccaacgccaggccacaattgtttaaagtttagaaaatataaaagaataaatcagaaaaatactataaccaatacttaaagtgacatactaacgcaaacaccaaacctaaccctgaaacgaagcgtcaatggtttgaaaataggaaaaagcagttgagtaaccaatccatgagaatgccacggaaaggACAGttcgtggcagggccacggaaaaatgtggagatccatgagaatgccacggaaaaatgtgcaaaaaatctgtgactatcccacggaaatttgtgagatcacgTTGTCTGTTATAGTCAATGAATGGGAAGTGTCTATACTGAAAAGACTTTTAAAGGCATCTTATGATATTTCTGGTCTCTGAGCTTCTAATTTTATCCCTGATTAAAtcatcttttgtttttattcacTGGTAGCAAAGCATATAGCTATAACAACATAATTGTCATGTCAACtttttttctacaaatacaatatattaagatatttttattttattgaactTGTTTACAGTTGATTGAGTTGCTAAACATTATGAGCTTAATGTACTGCTTTGTCACATGTACTGATTTCAACACCAATTTGGTCTCAAGTCGAACATGCTCAAGCTGATACAGATGCAAATCCCAATTCTGAAGATCATTATATTGAAACCTTTTAACTCTATTTCATGTGTGAATTATTCATTCATTAGCTGGCCAACCTAAGTAAATTATGCTTTGAACTAAATTGATAAGCTTCTACTAAAATGCTTATTTGGGAGTAAATTGCCACACTActaagtttaataataatacagtaaTAAATTAACAGGAACAGCGAAGTGTATTTAATAAACAACCaaacatattaaaatgttttgcttatggactttaatggatGCATTTCAAAGAGGAAAGCATTTAATTTGTATTAaggtgtgcgtgcgtgtgtgtgtgtgtgtgagagagagagaaagcgagagagagagagagagagagagagtgtgtgtgtgtactattTCTTCATCATAATCcttctgtcatttttttcagGTTTCAGCAATACAATATAACATTTAGGTGCAAATATACACAACAGAAGAGCAAAGGCAGAAGCTAGAATAGCAAATACATGAACAGCAACCATATACTTTCCACGTGTGCTCACATAAACTGGAATGAAGGTGATCCACACCGCAAAAAATATAATCATGCTGAATGTGATAAATTTAGCCTCATTGAAGTTATCAGGTAGTTTTCTGGCTAAAAATGCCATTAAGAAACACAGGCAGGCAAGGACGCCAATATATCCTAGCACACACCAAAATCCAACTTCAGATCCTACAGCACATTCGACAATTAAAGTTGCACTCATAAACTTGGTGTTAAGTGAAGCAAAAGGGGGCTTTGTTGTTAACCATATGATGCAAATAAGTGCTTGCACAAAAGTGCACAGGATTACACTTGATCTTTGTTTAGCAGGACCAAACCACTTCATGACATTACTGCCAGGGAGGGTGGCCCTAAAAGCCATTAAAACAACCACGGTTTTTGCAAGGATACATGAGATACATAGAGCAAAACTGATTCCGAAGGCTGGATACCGAATCCGGCATAACAAATCAGTGGGCTTCCCTATAAATGTGAGACTAATCAGAAAGCATGCACAGAGGAACAACAAGAGAAGGAAACTTAGCTCCATATTATTTCCTCGTATGACTGGAGTCTTCCTGTACATTATAAACACACCAAGCACTGCTAATGTTGCACAGGCCCCGAAAACTGACACTACCCATAACACCATTCCCAATGGCTCCAGAAAGGACAAAAACTCTACAGTTTTGGGAATGCATTGGTCTTGAGCTTGGTTTGGCCATGTCTCCTTAGAACATGTCAGGCACTTAATTGAGTCTGTGAAAACATTGGGAAAGGTGAACACATGACAccaattttaaattttttccaAAAGTACTATCAAATGTGAAGCTGTAATGAATTCCACACCTGTTTGATTACTGATTTCTCCTTCAGCACATGGTATACAGTCAAAGCAGCAGATTGGTTTTCCCTTTTGACGGGCCTTCCTGAAgcctggcaggcaacttttacTGCACAATGATTCTGGGGCCTGATAACCACAGCAGATGAAGCAGTGGAGAAAAAAGTCTCCAATAAACTCTGGTCTAAATTGAATTCTAAAGTGGCATCCTGAATTAATGTTATAATTAATAGTACaacttaaaatgtaaaatgttgcTCTGTTATCTGTATGATGTCATTCCAAAttacaaacatattttaatatgcattttaatACAGTGTAAATCAATAGTGCATTTCAaatgattgtttaaaaacaggatTCTGCAAAGTTCAGttttaaatattatgtatagTTCAAAGAAAAGGAACCAAAGCAAACAGTATCTGGTGATGAGTGGGATGGCACACACCTTCTCTCCTCTGTGCCACATAATTATTTGTTCATCTATTACCAGGTCTTTGTCCTCATCGAAAGAAGCATCATAGAAGCCCACCCTCACCAGCTGAAGGGAACCATCAGGGGCTCTTTGCCAGTTCATCAGATCATAGGATGCAATGGGGTCACCGTTGTCATCAAATCGAACCTCTTCTCCTAATATTGTGAAATTTGTTTGTTTCATGTAGTGCAAGAGCTTGGGATACAGAATGATACAAATAAAGCAAACTCattaaaatgcataaatctactttctaaaaaaattaaaaaatagatGGTATCAATAAAATATACTAAGAAGATGTACAACAGGAAGTAACACACCTGCCATGGCAGAATGGGATACAAACTCCCGCATGTCCCATTCTGAAAAGGGCCCTTTCCTGGGACACATGTGTTCATATCATGTAGTGCATGTGCTATAAGATACACAGCTTTGTAAACATTGTAAGAGACTCTGAGTTGTGAAACGTCTGAATAAGGGGTGTACACATCATCCAGGCTCTCACTGCCATTGCAGGGTGGCCAATTCTGTGCCCCTTCTCCATGTACATGAGTATTTAAAGATCCATTCATGTGACAGCGGAAAGTCTCTTCCCAAAACTCAGAAAGAAAATGGGATGTTTGTGCAACTGAAACACTTACTGTCCTCAGATAACTACCAAGGTGTGGAATTTCAGCCCTTCGTATGGCAAACCCCAAAGTTCCCTTTAACAAATCACCAAAACTGTCCCATAGTGCTTGTGATGTGGCCCAGGCCTCACTAGCAATCCACTGAAGATGTGTAACATTTTGTTGTCTACACTCTTTAAGGATACTGTGCATTTCAGATTCACCAGAGAAGTTAAGTATGACTGTGGCagaagaggcttttaaaatgttcACAAGCTCCTCAACTGCATCTTGAACCAGCGCAACAGGATAAAAGTGGACATAAGCAGGACAAATATTAAATCTTTCCGACTCTTTAAGGAAGAGCTGGATGGCAAAGCGAGCATAATCTGATTCTACACCGATTACTCCGACCCATGTCCACTGAAAATAATAGACAAGTTTAACTAAAGCCTTTATCTGAAAAACATCACTTGGCATTGTGCGCATGAATGTTGGAAACTCTCTCTTGTTACTGAGACAGGAACAGGATGCAAAGTAGCTCACCTGGAATAAATTAGATAGCACAACATGCTAGTAAGATTAAAACTGCACCTAATAAACTTCGAGGCAACTCTCAACCTGTTTTTCTGCCATGACGTTTacaattatcaaaataatatatatttgttaaaaaatgttgcacagtgtttattttatgcaGAAGTGAACACAATAATAATGTAATCATGTATTACAgccttaaaaacaaataatgttaaaaatgtttaccACAGGTATTTTGAAAGATCCTAGAGTTCTTAAAACAGCCATGGATATTCCTGATGCAGCGTCTCCCACTATTACAGGACTGGGTTGTTTTTCTGTGTCTTCACAGCTTTGTCCACTGCCTTTCTCTGGCTGTCCATTGACCAGTAGAAGAGATCTCTTTACAGATACGGGTATGTCATCACAGCTGTCTCTGATGTGGTAGCCCAGAGACACATTTGGCAAGAGGTCCTGCCGCTGGTTTATTTCTCTAACAGCAAAGATCATCGTCTGCATCCACCTTAGTGCTCGAGAAGTTAAGCTAAAACATATTTCACAAAAAATCTTATTACTTTACTATAGCTGTAGGCATAAAACAACAAAGAATACCATTAACTCAAGAACATTGATAatacaattttaattatttatgaaCATAAATTAGTAGATTAAACTATGACACACAATTTATACTCTGTTGGTTTAGGTTTGGTCTTGAAGGCAAAAACTGATGCTTTAGGACTGGAATGTAAAGGAAAAAGCCCCCCTAAAATGACATCTCCACCCTGATAAAAGCTGTGAATATTTTCATCACCCTGATAAATACACATGTCCTTGCTTTTAAATTGACTCTGCACACCAATAGACAGCAGAGGGAAAAATGTGAGCAGAGTTGCATAGAGCCGTGCCATAACTGACACAGACAAATACAACTGGTGGTTACAAAATATATAGACAATCTACGACTGAGGGAGGGTCTTATTATTGTATTGCATACAGTAGAAACAACAAATAATTCCCAATCCTGCTGTCAATGGTTAACCTGTTGCAGATCAAAGGTTGTGGACGGCCTCGCGAATGAAAGGTCTAAGGCTCCAACGTTTGTAtttgatgtttattttatttagaatatattaTAGTGTCAGTAATGTCCTGATATTTCCACaagttatgaaaatgaaaattgggAGTCCatacctgtaaaatgaaatTTGACCCTCAGTCGCAGTcattgaaaaaaaatctcatgCCTGGTTGTCATGAAAGCACTTCACAAAACAACATCCCTTGGGGCTTCTGATTCAAAGGTGTGCATGTTTGGAAAAATATTGATTGATTTTATATGTTTTCTTCAAATTTCTAGCAgtaatatttattcaatttttaaTCCAGCAATATTAGGGCAATGAATGGCTTTGTGCAGTCTAGCAAACAAGTAaaaacatcagaaaaaaatgtgttaatatGAGTTCCTATGCAGGATGATTTATGAAACACTGATTTTTACTTTTCCGCTATATGTTTTTAAAGAGTACACCATTCCATccaaagagtttatattagtatttCAAAGTACTACCAACATACTATCAATTGTATGCCTGTActagtgttgggtaagttactcaaaaaagtaattaactACTAGTTACTAAtaacatcttcaatcatgtacactcttagaaaggatgtgttcattttttacacatcattgTGCGGTAAGCTTTTATcaaattatgtgtaattttaacacataatgtgtcattttgtgttaaaatataacacatgttgtgttaacacaaaatgtgttgtttcaataataacacagagatgggtggattctgggacaacgcgcttagtgtgttgtcccagaatcaacgctaatgtgttgtttttaacacattc
This window harbors:
- the LOC129419491 gene encoding extracellular calcium-sensing receptor-like, yielding MHQLHLSVSVMAQLYATLLTFCLLLSTGVQSQSKSKDKCMYQGDEDTLSFYQKGDVVLGGLFPLHFSPVSSSDLLFRTKPMPTEYKFFTPRALRWMQTMIFAVKEINQRQDLLPNVSLGYHIRDSCDDIPVSVKRSLLLVNGQPEKGSRQSCEDTEKQPSPVIVGDAASGISMAVLRTLGSFKIPLVSYFASCSCLSNKREFPTFMRTMPSDVFQIKALVKLFHYFQWTWVGVIGVNNDYARFAVQLFLKESERFNICPAYVHFYPVAPIKDAVEELVNILKASSATVILNFSVESDLHSILTECRRQNVTHLQWIASEAWATSQALWDSFGDLLKGTLGFAIRRAEIPHLGSYLRTVSVSVAQTSHFLSELWEETFHCHLNGSLNTHVHGEGAQNWPPCNGSESLDDVYTLYLDVSQLRVSYNVYKAVYLIAHALHDMNTCLPGKGPFQNGTCGSLYPILSWQLLHYMKQTNFTILGEEVRFDDNGDPIASYDLINWQRAPDGSLQLVRVGFYDASLDEDKDLVIDEPIIMWHRGEKAPESLCSKSCLPGFRKARQKGKPLCCFDCIPCAEGEISNQTDSIKCLICSKETWPNQAQDHCIPKTLEFLSFLEPLGMVLWVVSVFGACATLAVLGVFIMYRKTPVIRGNNMELSFLLLLFLCACFLISLTFIGKPTDWLCRIRYPAFGISFALCISCILAKTVVVLMAFRATLPGSNVMKWFGPAKQRSSVILCTFVQALICIIWLTTKPPFASLNTKFMSATLIVECAVGSEFGFWCVLGYIGVLACLCFLMAFLARKLPDNFNEAKFITFSMFIFFAVWITFIPVYVSTRGKYMVAVHVFAILASAFALLLCIFAPKCYIVLLQPEKNDKKKMMK
- the LOC129419488 gene encoding extracellular calcium-sensing receptor, whose translation is MIFAVREINQRQDLLPNVSLGYHIRDSCDDIPVSVKRSLLLVNGQPEKGSGQSCEDTEKQPSPVIVGDAASGISMAVLRTLGSFKIPVVSYFASCSCLSNKREFPTFMRTMPSDVFQIKALVKLVYYFQWTWVGVIGVESDYARFAIQLFLKESERFNICPAYVHFYPVALVQDAVEELVNILKASSATVILNFSGESEMHSILKECRQQNVTHLQWIASEAWATSQALWDSFGDLLKGTLGFAIRRAEIPHLGSYLRTVSVSVAQTSHFLSEFWEETFRCHMNGSLNTHVHGEGAQNWPPCNGSESLDDVYTPYSDVSQLRVSYNVYKAVYLIAHALHDMNTCVPGKGPFQNGTCGSLYPILPWQLLHYMKQTNFTILGEEVRFDDNGDPIASYDLMNWQRAPDGSLQLVRVGFYDASFDEDKDLVIDEQIIMWHRGEKAPESLCSKSCLPGFRKARQKGKPICCFDCIPCAEGEISNQTDSIKCLTCSKETWPNQAQDQCIPKTVEFLSFLEPLGMVLWVVSVFGACATLAVLGVFIMYRKTPVIRGNNMELSFLLLLFLCACFLISLTFIGKPTDLLCRIRYPAFGISFALCISCILAKTVVVLMAFRATLPGSNVMKWFGPAKQRSSVILCTFVQALICIIWLTTKPPFASLNTKFMSATLIVECAVGSEVGFWCVLGYIGVLACLCFLMAFLARKLPDNFNEAKFITFSMIIFFAVWITFIPVYVSTRGKYMVAVHVFAILASAFALLLCIFAPKCYIVLLKPEKNDRRIMMKK